The following DNA comes from Bradyrhizobium sp. SK17.
GCACCCTTGGTGGCAGGGCCGGACTTCTCGGATTGGGCGCCCTTCATGCCGCCCGTATCGTGCTGCATCGTGCCCGACGACGCGCCACCCGACGGCGCGGAGTGCTGCATGGCCGCGCCACCGCCGGCCGCCGGCGATTCCTTGCTTGCGCCGCCCGCGCCCTGCGCATTGGCAAGGCCGGTGCCGGCGATCAGGGCCGCCGCGGCGACCGAAATCAGAAATCGGTTAGACATCGTAGTCCTCCTCATGTGTCAGCATTGCCCGCGCCGACAACGAGGGATCATGTGCGATGTTCCTGTCGATTTCCGGTTCCTCGCAGTTTGTTTCGTGAATGCGGGATGAACGCGAAAGTGCTTCAACCACAGGCCCAATCGAACTCCAAGCGCGCGAGATCGAGCTCACCATGCGGCCGGCGCGGAGTCGGTGCGGCGATCGCAACAAAAAATCCGGCTGCATGGCAGCCGGATTTCGCTGAGTGAAGAGATGTGCCTGGAAGCGATCAGCAGGTCGCCTTGCCGCAGCGGGCGATGCCGATCTTTTCCTTGAGGTTGTCGACACCGACCGCGCCGATCACGACCTGCTTGCCGATCACGTAGCTCGGCGTGCCGTTCATGCCCATGGATTCGGCGAGGCGGAAGTTCTCCTCGATGGTCGCCTTCACCTCGGGACTCGCCATGTCCTTCTCGAGCCTCGTCATGTCGAGACCAACGTCCTTGGCGACCGCCAGCGCGCGCGCCTTGTCGGCGGCGCCACGGCCGCCCAGCAGCTTCTGGTGAAACTCGAGATACTTCTTGCCGGTCGGATCCTGCATGCGTACGGCGACCGCGACCTGCGCGGCCTCGACCGAGCCCTGGCTCAGCACCGGGAATTCCTTCAGCACCACCTTCAGCTTCGGATCCGACTTCATCAGGTCCATCATGTCGGACATCGCGCGCTTGCAGTAGCCGCAATTGTAATCGAAGAACTCGACGAAGGTGACGTCGCCGTCCTTGTTGCCGAGCACGACGCCGCGCGGCGAGTTGAAGATGGTGTCGGCGTTCTTGGCAACGCTCTGCTCATGCTTCTCGGCTTCGGCCGCGGCCTGCCGCTTGCTCAGTTCGTTCATCGCCTCCTCGAGCACCTCCGGATGCGCGATCAGGTAACTGCGCACGATGGTCTCGATGTCGCCGCGCTGGGTGTCGGTGAAGCTCTGCGCGGACGCGGTGAGCGGCGCGGCGCAAACGCCGAGCGCGAGCAGGGCAGGGGCAAGAAAGCGAAGCGCTGGCATGGCAAAATCCTTGTTCGAGGTGGCCCAAAATACGGCGACGCCGTCGGCCGGTTTCGGTGATCGTTGTATGGAACTACGGTTTATTTCTAGTTGTTTTTCTGACCCGGCATGGGCTTGGCGCTCACAATGTCGTCAGCTTTGACCCAGCCGGGCGTGCCGATCGCGAATCGTGTCTTGGCGCGCGACGCGAGTTCGCGGGCGGTCTTGGTGTCGCCGCGCAGATAGGCCGCCTGCGCCGAGGCGAGATCGGCCTGGGCATAGTCACCCTTGCGGCCATAGGCCATCGCGAGCTGGGTGTAGCCGAGCGGCGCCTCGGGCTCGCGCGCCACCGCGGCGCGCAGCATGTTGATCGCCTCGTCGGTGAAGGCCTTGTTGTCGGAGGCGACCATCGCCTGGCCGAGCAGCATCTCGATCAGCGGCGCGTTGCTGGAGAGCTGCACGGCGCGGCGCAGCGGTGCGATGGCCTCCGCCGGCCGGCCGCCCTCGAGCAGCGCCTGGCCGCGCAGTTCGTAGAAATAGGGATTGTTGGGCTGCACCTGGATCAAGCCGTCGATCTGCGCGATCGCCGAACGCAGATCGCCGTGCAGATAGGTCGTGATCGCGCGGGCATAGCGCGCCGGCAGGCTGGTGTTGGACAGTGGATAGCGGCGATAGACCGTGTCCTGCCGCTCCATGAAGCCCGAGATCTTGGCGCGCATCATGTCGTGACGCAGTTGCAGCGCCGGATCGTCCTTCTTGTCCCAATAGGGGCTGGAGCGCGCCAGGTCTTGCAGCGCGGAGACGCGGTCGACCGGCATCGGGTGCGACTGGAGATACGGATCGGCGCCGCGCGAGGCGAACAGGCTCTCGTCGGTGAAGCGCTTGAAGGTCTCGTACATCCCCTTGGCGGACTGTCCGGTGGCGGTGAGGAATTTGACGCCGGCGCGGTCGGCGTTCTCCTCCTGCTGGCGCTGATAGGACAACAGCGTGCGCTGGATCACCGATTGCGGTGCCGAGATCGCGGCTGCGCCTGCGCTGGAGAGGCCGTTGCCGCCGCTGCGGCCGCCGGCGCCTGCGGCGAGTGCGCCGACGCCGAGCAGCATCGCGATGATCATCTGGGTCTGGGCCTGCGCAAGCTGCTCGCGCATCTTGGCGAGATGGCCGCCAGCCAGATGGCCGGTTTCATGCGCCAGCACGCCGATAATCTGGTTCGGCGTCTCCGATTGCAGCAGCGCGCCGTAATTGACGAAGATGCGACGGCCGTCGGCGACGAAGGCGTTGAACGAGCCGTCGTTGATGATGACGATCTGGATGTTCTGCTTCTCCAGGCCGGCGGCGCGCAGGATCGGCCTGGTGTATTCACGCAGTAACTGCTCGGACTCGGTGTCGCGCAGCACCGGCGGCCCCTTTTGCTGCGCCCGTGCAGGCACGACCGGGCCGATCGCGAGCGCGACCGCGGTCAACAGCGCGGTCAACTTGAACGTTCGGGCGCGAAGCGCGGGGCGGAACAGCATCGGGCGATCTACCGGCGATGGCCGGCGCCATCGAGGCAAACCCCGACCGTCGTCCCGGCTGGATTCGGGGCGCTGCGCAGCCTGTTGTTTTTGCAGTTCTTCTTCACGCGTATCGGGTATTCGCTTGGGGTATTCACTGGGCCTGAAAGCGTTATAAGGAGCCACCGAATGCGGCCAGTCTGGGGCGGCAGAAGGGTAACGGGAACCCGAATTCGGCTGCGGCCGTGCAATAGCAGAAATCCATGCGTGAAGCGACACCGAGAGACCGTTTGAACAGCCTGTTGACAGCGTCCGGGCGGAGCGATGTTCCACCATTCATGGTGATGGACGTGATGGCCGCCGCGGCGCGAATCGAGGCGGCGGGCGGCCATGTCATCCACATGGAGGTCGGGCAGCCCGCGGAGGGCGCGCCGCAGCAGGCGATCGCGGCCGCGCAGGCCGCGCTGACCGGCGGGCGGATCGACTACACCTCCGCACTCGGCATCCCCACGCTGCGCGCGCGCATCGCCCGGCATTACCGGGACACGTATGGTTGCGCGGTCGATGCTGACCGGATCATCGTCACGACCGGCTCGTCGGGCGGGTTCATCCTGGCGTTTCTTGCGATGTTCGAGCCGGGCGACCGGGTCGCGGTCACCGTGCCCGGCTATCCGCCGTACCGGCATATCCTGACCGCGCTCGGCTGCGAGCCGGTGCTGATCGAAACCTCCGGCGACACCCGCCACGCGCTGACCGGGGAGGCGCTGCTGGCGGCCCACCGCAAGGCGCCGCTCAAGGGCGTGCTGGTCGGCAGCCCCGCCAACCCGACCGGCACCATGATGTCGCGCGAGGCGCTGTCGAACCTGATGGCCGCCGCCGACAGTGCCGGCATCCGCTTCATCTCCGACGAGATCTACCACGGGCTCGACTACGCGTTCCCCGCGGTGACGGCCGCCGAGCTGTCGCCGAACGCGCTCGTGATCAACTCGTTCTCGAAATACTTCTGCATGACCGGCTGGCGCGTCGGCTGGATGGTGGTGCCCGACGTGCTGGTGCGGCCGATCGAGCGGCTGCAACAGAACCTGTCGATCTCGGTGCCGACCTTGTCGCAGATCGCGGCCGAAGCGGCGTTCGAGGGCCGCGAGGAGATGGAGGCGATCAAGCGCGGTTATCAGGAGAACCGCCGCATCCTGATCGAGGGGCTGCCGAGAGCCGGCCTGACCAAGTTCCTGCCGGCCGACGGCGCGTTCTATCTCTATGCCGACGTCTCCGACTTCACCTCCGACAGCTTCGCCTTCGCCAGCGAGATGCTCGAGAAGGCGCATGTCGCGGCGACCCCCGGCGTCGACTTCGATCCGATCCACGGCCGCGCCTTCATCCGTTTTTCCTATGCACGATCGGCCGCGGAGATGCAGGAAGCAGTTGCGCGGATCGCGCATTGGCTTAAATAGCGCCCACTTCAAGAGCCTTCCGTCTTGCCTGACAGATCGGTCTCGCGGCCCGGCGCCCAACTCGGCGGCGCCGTGCGCGGCAGATCGTCGCGGGCAGGCAGCAAAGCCAACACAGTTCCGGTTTGACTCGAACGGCCAAGTTGATCTTGGCTATTTTCCGCCATTTCTGAGGGGGAGTGACACATGGCAACGGCAACCGTTGCCACGGCTTCACCGGCGTCTGCCGGTGGCAAGCCGTGGTACAAGATTCTCTATATCCAGGTCCTGATCGCGATCGTGCTTGGTGCGCTGGCTGGCGCGTTCTGGCCGACGCTTGCCACCAACGAGTGGATCAAGGCGCTCGGCGACGGCTTCATCAAGCTGATCAAGATGGTGATCGCGCCGATCATCTTCTGCACCGTCGTCTCGGGTATCGCCCACATCCAGGATGCCAAGAAGGTCGGCCGCATCGGCGTCAAGGCGCTGGTCTATTTCGAGGTCGTCTCGACCTTCGCGCTGGTGATCGGATTGCTCGTCGGCAATATCGTGAAGCCCGGCGCGGGCTTCGGCAATGCTGCGGCGAACGCGCAGGCAGTTGCCGGCTATGCCAAGCAGGCGGAGGCGCAGAAGAGCGTCGACTTCGTGCTGCACATCATTCCGGACACCGTGGTCGGCGCCTTCGCGCAGGGCGAGATCCTGCAGGTGCTGCTGTTCTCGGTGCTGTTCGGCTTCGCGATCATGGGGCTCGGCGAGCGCGGCCACACCATCCGCTCGTTCATCGACGACGCTGCGCATGCGGTGTTCGGCGTCATCTCGATCGTGATGCGCGCGGCGCCGATCGGCGCGTTCGGCGCGATGGCCTTCACCATCGGCAAGTTCGGCACCGGCGCGATCCTCAATTTGATGGGGCTGATCGCGACCTTCTATCTGACCGCCGCGCTGTTCGTGTTCGTGGTGCTCGGCATCATCGCGCGCATCGCCGGGTTCTCGATCTTCAGGTTCCTGGCCTACATCAAGGACGAACTCCTGATCGTGCTCGGTACGTCGTCGTCCGAGAGCGCGCTGCCGTCATTGATGGAGAAGCTCGAACGTCTCGGCTGCTCGAAGTCCGTGGTCGGTCTCGTGGTGCCCACGGGCTACTCGTTCAACCTCGACGGCACCAACATCTACATGACGCTGGCGACGCTGTTCATCGCGCAGGCGCTGGGCTACGACCTTTCGTTCAGCCAGCAGCTCACGATCCTGGTCGTCGCGATGCTGACCTCGAAGGGCGCGTCCGGCATCACCGGCGCGGGCTTCATCACGCTGGCGGCGACGCTTGCGGTGGTCGATCCGCGGCTGGTGCCGGGCATGGCGATCGTGCTCGGCATCGACAAGTTCATGAGCGAGTGCCGCGCGCTGACCAATCTGTGCGGCAACGGCGTCGCCTGCGTGATCGTCGCCTGGTGGGAAGGCGAACTCGATCGCGACAAGCTCAACGCCAATCTCGCGCGGCAGATCGATCCGACCGACATGGAGACCGCGCTGACGACGGACTGATCCGCGTCCGCCGCTAAAGCAGGATGAGTTTGGGTTGAAGCGACTTGACGCGGTCTTGGTTCACCTCTCCCCGCCGGGGAGAGGTGAACGTCCGACGCCGTTCCAGTTCAACCTGATCTCGTCAGGCGTCAGAAGCGGTCGATCCGATACGGCGAGGTGTCCACCGAGGATGCCTCGCCGTTCATCGTTTCGGCGAGCACCCGTGCCGTCGCAGGGCCGAGCGTGAAGCCCTGATGGCCGTGACCGAAATTGACCCACAGCCCGCGATGGCTCGGCACTGGTCCGAGCACCGGCAGCATGTCGGTGGTGCAGGGGCGGGTGCCGAACCAGGGTTCGGGCTCGACGCGGCTGCCGATCTCGATCAGTTGCCGTGCGGCGGCTTCGGCGTAGCCGAGCTGGATCGGCGTCGCCGGCGCGTCCGGACTGGTCAGCTCCGCGCCGGTGGTGATGCGGATGCCCTTGGCCATCGGCGCCATCGCATAGCCATTGGCGGTGTCGACCAGCGGCAGGTCGAGCGAGCGGCCGCCTTGATAGTGCATGTGGTAGCCGCGCTTGCGCACCAGCGGGATCCGGTACCCGAACTTGCGCAGCAATTGCGGTGACCACGGTCCCAGCGCGACCACGACGCTTGCGGCATCGATCCGGCCGCTATTCGTCTCGACCGACCAGCCGGACGTTGTCTCGGTCAGCGTCTGAGCGTCGCCGCGCAACAGCGTGCCGCCGAGGCGCTCGAACAATCTGGCATAGGCGGAAACCAGACCGCCGGGGTCCGACGCGGTCCACGGCCCGAGCCAGTGGATGGCTCCGGGCAGGTCGTCGCGCAGCAGCGGCTCCGCCTTGGCGAGTTCGCGGCCGTCGAGCACGCGAAACTGCACGCCGAAGTCGCGCCGGTTCTCTTCCGCGACGGCGATCGCCTGCTCCAGCGCCACCGGGTCGCGATGCAGCAGCCGATAGCCGGCGCGGCGGATCAGATTGTCGGCATGCGCATCGCGGATCAGCGTGTCGTGCTCCGCGGTGGCGTGGGCGATCAGGCGTGCCCAGGCGATGGTGGCTTCGCGGTGCCGCTCGGGCGTCGAGTTCCACCAGTAACGCAGCAGCGGACCGGCGTGCTGCGGCAGCGCGGCCAGGCGATAGCGCACGTCGTTGGTACGTCCCATCGCGATCCTGGCGAGGACAGCCGGATCGCGCGGCATCGGGTAGGGCCGCACCGCTTCGCTCTGGATGATACCGGCGTTGCCGTAACTGGTCTCCCGGCCGGGTTCCTTGCGGTCAACGAGCGTGACCGACCAGCCGCGGCGCTGCAAATGCAGCGCGGTGCTGACGCCCACCATGCCGCCGCCCAGAACGATTGCGCTTTGCATTGAAGTCTGTCTCCGTCAGGCTCCGCTTCTGATGAGCGGGTTGCCCGTCCAATGAAAACGCCCGGCGTGAACCGGGCGTTTTGACTTGCAGGGGGTGCTAGTTGCCACCGCCGAAGCGGCGCGACCACCAGCCCTTGCGGGCCGGAGCCTCGGCCGTTGCGGCCGACACCGGCTCCGAGGCTGCCGCCGCCGGTTCGGGGGCAGGGGCCGCTTCCTCGGCCGGGCCCTGAACGAGCGCGGGCGCCGGCGTCTCGGGCTGCGGGCTCGACGCGAAGCTGACCTTCTCGCGCACCGTCGAACGGCGGCGCTGCGCGCGGTCGCCGTCGGCAACGGTGTCCTCGGCGACTGCACTGGCAGCTTCCGCCACAGGTGCCACGACCGTCTCGGCAGGTGCCGCCTCGACCGGGTGCCACTCCGCCGGCTGGGTAACCAATTCGGGCTGTTCCAGCGAAGGCGCCGGCTCGGCATCACGGCCGTCGAAATCGGCGACTGCGTCGGCGGCTTCCGGTGCCGCCGTCGGGCTCAGTTCATCGGAGATCGATCCGGCGAGACCGTCATCCGGTCCGCCAGCGCCGCGCCGGCGGCGGCCGCCACGGCGTCCGCGGCGCCGCGGGCGCCGGTCGCCGTTCGCGGCCTCATCGCTGCCGCCCTGGTCGTCGCGGGCCGCGCCTTGCTGGGCGTCGGCTTCGTCCTCGTCGCCTTCGGCATCGCCGGCGGCAACCGCCTCGGTGCCTTCCGGCAGGACATGCATGAGATCGCCGTCCTCGCGCGGCTGCGGAGCACCTTCGCGCGCTTCGTTGCTGCTGCCGCGGCCGCGGCGCCGACGGCGACGCTTGCGGCGTTGACCGTCGCCTTCGCCTTCAGCCGCACCGGCGTCCTCGCCGGTAGCCTGCTCGTCGGCAAGCCCTTCGGTCTCGTCGGTCTCGACCTCGTATTCGAACAGCTCTTCCTCGTCGTCGGCCTCTTCAGGCTGAGCCGGCGCGGCGGCGGCCTGCGCAGCGAGCAGCGCCTTGGCGGCCTCCAGCGTATGCACCTGCTCGCCGCGGTCGATGATGTAGGACTGCTGGCCGTGCACGGTGGCATCGGCGACGATCGACAGCGAGACCCGGAAGGAATCCTCGAGGTCGCGCAGATGGCCGCGCTTGTGGTTGAGCACATAGAGCGCGACGTCGGTGCGGGTGCGGACCACCAGATTGTGGGTCGCCCCCTTCATCAGGATTTCCTCGATGCCGCGCAACAGCTGCAACGCCACCGACGAGACCGAGCGGACGTGGCCTGAGCCGCCGCATTGCGGGCAGGGCTCGGTCGAGCTCTCCAGCACGCTGGCGCGGATGCGCTGGCGCGACATCTCCAAGAGGCCGAAATGCGAGATGCGGCCGACCTGGATCCGCGCGCGGTCCTGGCGCAGGCAGTCGGACAGCTTGCGCTCGACCGCCCGGTTGTTGCGCTTCTCGTCCATGTCGATGAAGTCGATGACGATCAGGCCGGCGAGGTCACGCAGTCGCAACTGCCGTGCGACTTCTTCCGCAGCCTCAAGATTGGTCTTGAGCGCGGTGTCCTCGATATGGTGCTCGCGGGTGGCGCGGCCGGAGTTGACGTCGATCGAGACCAGCGCCTCGGTCTGGTTGATCACGATGTAGCCGCCGGAGCGGAGCTGCACGGTCGGCGAGAACATCGCGTCGAGCTGGCTCTCGACGCCCATCCGCGAGAACAGCGGCTGGCCGTCGCGATACTGCTTCACCGCGCGCACATTCGCCGGCATCAGCATCTTCATGAAGTCGCGCGCTTCGCGGTAGCCGGCATCACCCGCCACCTGAATCTCGTCGATCTCCTTGTTGTAGAGGTCGCGCAGCGAGCGCTTGATCAGCGAGCCTTCCTCGTAGACCAGGGTCGGCGCCTGCGACTTCAGCGTCAGGTCGCGCACCGTTTCCCACATCCGGATCAGGTACTCGAAGTCGCGCTTGATCTCCGGCTTGCTGCGGGACGCGCCCGCGGTGCGCAGGATGATCCCCATGCCCTCGGGCACGTCGAGGTCCTGCACCACTTCCTTCAGCCGGGAGCGGTCCTGGGCCGAGGTGATCTTGCGGCTGATGCCGCCGCCGCGCGCGGTGTTGGGCATCAGCACGGCGTAACGGCCGGCGAGCGACAGATAGGTGGTCAGCGCCGCGCCCTTGTTGCCGCGCTCTTCCTTGACGACCTGCACCAGCATCACCTGCCGGCGCTTGATCACTTCCTGGATCTTGTACTGGCGGCGCGGGCGGAACGCGCGCTCGGGAACCTCCTCGAGCACGTCGTCGCCGCCGACGGATTCGACGACTTCCTCTTCCTCGCCTTCTTCGCCGTCATCCTCGTCGTCGTCTTCGCCGGCCTCGTCGCCATGCGCGGCCTCCGGGGCGGCGACATCGGCGAACGCGGCGTATTCGACGTGCTCGTGCTCCGCGGCGGGGGCGTGAACGTCGTCCGTGGACCCGTGCGGCGCGTCGTCGGCGTGCGCGGCGTTTTCCTCGACCTGTTCCTCATGGGCCCGCTCGGGCTCGTGATTGATCTCGATCGTCTCGACGGTCTCCGGCGCGGCAGACGCCACCGACGCTTCGACCGTCGCGACGACGGGGTCGGACGCCGTGTCGGCGCCCGGCGCCGCGCTCACCTCATGAGGGTGGTCGTGATCGTGCGCGTGATCATGGTCGTGGTGGTCATGATCGTGATCATCATGGCCATGATCGTCGTGACCGTGGGCATGATGCTCGTGATCATGATGGTGCTCATGGTCGTCGTGATGCGCATGATCGTGCGCGTCATGCTCGTGGCCCTCGTGGGCGGCTAGGCCATGATCGTGATGCTCGGCGTCGGCGTGGGCTTCGGCGGCCGGCAGCGCCGGCGCATCGCCGGCACCCTCGATGACCTCGCTCTGAACGCGCTCGCCATGGCCGCGGCGGCGGGCATTGCGATGGCGCGAACGGCGGCGATGGCCGCGGTTCTCGTGCTCTTCCTCGGCTTCGCGATGGGCGCGCTCGTCGGCTTCGATCAGCGCCTGACGGTCGGCGACCGGGATCTGGTAATAGTCGGGATGGATTTCGCTGAAGGCCAGGAAGCCGTGCCGGTTGCCGCCATACTCGATGAAGGCGGCTTGCAGCGACGGCTCTACGCGCGTGACCTTGGCGAGGTAAATGTTGCCGCGCAGCTGTTTGCGCTGGGCAGTCTCGAAATCAAACTCTTCGACGCGATTGCCGCGGACCACGACGACCCGGGTCTCTTCCGGGTGGGTGGCATCGATCAACATCTTGTTGGGCATTTTGGAACTCTTGACGGCGGCGGGCGCGGCTCATGGCGCGCGCAAACTGCGCCGCCCGGTGACGCGACGGTCCACCTGATTCGGGGGTGAGGGGAAGGCCAAAACGCGTCTCGCGGCGCAGCGCCGGACGGGAACTCACCGGGATGACGCGACGGGCGAAGTTTTCACCTCGCGTCAGCGCGATCATTCGGGGGATCCTGGTCGGCAATGCAGTCTGGCGCATTAAGCGTCGGCCCGTCTAAACATGTTGGCGGCGAGAAATACCGCCGTATCCTTTGCTGAAAGCCCGGCGCAGCGCCGAAGCGCCTGCCGGCCATCGCATATCGAGGCCCCCAAGGAATCCACCAAGGGACCAGATAATCAGTTACGCCGTGTCTCAAACCGCCCCTCTGGCGAGGGAGTGTGCCTGGGACCGGACGCCGCTCGGGCTCGAATCCGCCACTCCATGTCAACCGCGCGCGGCGCTGGCTGGGGAGGGACCGGAAAAACACGGCGGGATCTTCGACCTGGAAGGTTCCACCGCTGCACCGGGAGGCTGAACGCGACACAACCGGGAGTACTAGCCGTCAGCACCCCGTACATACGTGGATTGACCGCCGCGTGCAAGGGAAGCGTCACGCCGCCGCAACACTCGGTTCTTTTCGCCCCGATGTCATTAGGGTGCGATTAACCGTGTGGTTCTAATCCGGTAAGAAGCAGCTGGGAGGCTCCGAATCGGGTGGCGAACCGCGCTATGCACCTCATTTTTCCGGGATGTGGGCTGTTGTGCGCCGCAGCATTGACGTTCGCCGTCGCCAGTGCCCCAAGCGCCGCGGAAGGCCCTCAGGGGGGCCCATCCGCCCCGGCTGCGAATGCCGCGGCTGCCGGCGTTTCGAATTTCCCGGTCGCGTCCGGCGCCAGGCTCGCCGGCGACGACAAGCAGACCCGCTTCATCCTCGACCTGGACCGCAAGATCGAGTTTCGCGCCTTCCCGCTGGCCGACCCGTACCGGGTCGTGGTCGACATCCCGCAGGTCAATTTCCAGCTCGCCGCCGGCACCGGCTCGGCGGGGCGGGGACTGGTGAAGGCGTTCCGCTACGGGCTCGTGATGCCCGGCGGCTCCAGGATCGTCTTCGACCTCGCCGGCCCGGTGAAGATCGCCAACTCCTATGTGCTCGACGCCGCCAACGGCCAGCCGCCGCGGCTGGTGTTGGACTTCGAGGAGATCGATCGCACCGCCT
Coding sequences within:
- a CDS encoding DsbA family protein, which produces MPALRFLAPALLALGVCAAPLTASAQSFTDTQRGDIETIVRSYLIAHPEVLEEAMNELSKRQAAAEAEKHEQSVAKNADTIFNSPRGVVLGNKDGDVTFVEFFDYNCGYCKRAMSDMMDLMKSDPKLKVVLKEFPVLSQGSVEAAQVAVAVRMQDPTGKKYLEFHQKLLGGRGAADKARALAVAKDVGLDMTRLEKDMASPEVKATIEENFRLAESMGMNGTPSYVIGKQVVIGAVGVDNLKEKIGIARCGKATC
- a CDS encoding M48 family metalloprotease, whose protein sequence is MLFRPALRARTFKLTALLTAVALAIGPVVPARAQQKGPPVLRDTESEQLLREYTRPILRAAGLEKQNIQIVIINDGSFNAFVADGRRIFVNYGALLQSETPNQIIGVLAHETGHLAGGHLAKMREQLAQAQTQMIIAMLLGVGALAAGAGGRSGGNGLSSAGAAAISAPQSVIQRTLLSYQRQQEENADRAGVKFLTATGQSAKGMYETFKRFTDESLFASRGADPYLQSHPMPVDRVSALQDLARSSPYWDKKDDPALQLRHDMMRAKISGFMERQDTVYRRYPLSNTSLPARYARAITTYLHGDLRSAIAQIDGLIQVQPNNPYFYELRGQALLEGGRPAEAIAPLRRAVQLSSNAPLIEMLLGQAMVASDNKAFTDEAINMLRAAVAREPEAPLGYTQLAMAYGRKGDYAQADLASAQAAYLRGDTKTARELASRAKTRFAIGTPGWVKADDIVSAKPMPGQKNN
- a CDS encoding pyridoxal phosphate-dependent aminotransferase; protein product: MREATPRDRLNSLLTASGRSDVPPFMVMDVMAAAARIEAAGGHVIHMEVGQPAEGAPQQAIAAAQAALTGGRIDYTSALGIPTLRARIARHYRDTYGCAVDADRIIVTTGSSGGFILAFLAMFEPGDRVAVTVPGYPPYRHILTALGCEPVLIETSGDTRHALTGEALLAAHRKAPLKGVLVGSPANPTGTMMSREALSNLMAAADSAGIRFISDEIYHGLDYAFPAVTAAELSPNALVINSFSKYFCMTGWRVGWMVVPDVLVRPIERLQQNLSISVPTLSQIAAEAAFEGREEMEAIKRGYQENRRILIEGLPRAGLTKFLPADGAFYLYADVSDFTSDSFAFASEMLEKAHVAATPGVDFDPIHGRAFIRFSYARSAAEMQEAVARIAHWLK
- a CDS encoding dicarboxylate/amino acid:cation symporter, with product MATATVATASPASAGGKPWYKILYIQVLIAIVLGALAGAFWPTLATNEWIKALGDGFIKLIKMVIAPIIFCTVVSGIAHIQDAKKVGRIGVKALVYFEVVSTFALVIGLLVGNIVKPGAGFGNAAANAQAVAGYAKQAEAQKSVDFVLHIIPDTVVGAFAQGEILQVLLFSVLFGFAIMGLGERGHTIRSFIDDAAHAVFGVISIVMRAAPIGAFGAMAFTIGKFGTGAILNLMGLIATFYLTAALFVFVVLGIIARIAGFSIFRFLAYIKDELLIVLGTSSSESALPSLMEKLERLGCSKSVVGLVVPTGYSFNLDGTNIYMTLATLFIAQALGYDLSFSQQLTILVVAMLTSKGASGITGAGFITLAATLAVVDPRLVPGMAIVLGIDKFMSECRALTNLCGNGVACVIVAWWEGELDRDKLNANLARQIDPTDMETALTTD
- a CDS encoding FAD-binding oxidoreductase; the protein is MQSAIVLGGGMVGVSTALHLQRRGWSVTLVDRKEPGRETSYGNAGIIQSEAVRPYPMPRDPAVLARIAMGRTNDVRYRLAALPQHAGPLLRYWWNSTPERHREATIAWARLIAHATAEHDTLIRDAHADNLIRRAGYRLLHRDPVALEQAIAVAEENRRDFGVQFRVLDGRELAKAEPLLRDDLPGAIHWLGPWTASDPGGLVSAYARLFERLGGTLLRGDAQTLTETTSGWSVETNSGRIDAASVVVALGPWSPQLLRKFGYRIPLVRKRGYHMHYQGGRSLDLPLVDTANGYAMAPMAKGIRITTGAELTSPDAPATPIQLGYAEAAARQLIEIGSRVEPEPWFGTRPCTTDMLPVLGPVPSHRGLWVNFGHGHQGFTLGPATARVLAETMNGEASSVDTSPYRIDRF
- a CDS encoding ribonuclease E/G, which translates into the protein MSAAPGADTASDPVVATVEASVASAAPETVETIEINHEPERAHEEQVEENAAHADDAPHGSTDDVHAPAAEHEHVEYAAFADVAAPEAAHGDEAGEDDDEDDGEEGEEEEVVESVGGDDVLEEVPERAFRPRRQYKIQEVIKRRQVMLVQVVKEERGNKGAALTTYLSLAGRYAVLMPNTARGGGISRKITSAQDRSRLKEVVQDLDVPEGMGIILRTAGASRSKPEIKRDFEYLIRMWETVRDLTLKSQAPTLVYEEGSLIKRSLRDLYNKEIDEIQVAGDAGYREARDFMKMLMPANVRAVKQYRDGQPLFSRMGVESQLDAMFSPTVQLRSGGYIVINQTEALVSIDVNSGRATREHHIEDTALKTNLEAAEEVARQLRLRDLAGLIVIDFIDMDEKRNNRAVERKLSDCLRQDRARIQVGRISHFGLLEMSRQRIRASVLESSTEPCPQCGGSGHVRSVSSVALQLLRGIEEILMKGATHNLVVRTRTDVALYVLNHKRGHLRDLEDSFRVSLSIVADATVHGQQSYIIDRGEQVHTLEAAKALLAAQAAAAPAQPEEADDEEELFEYEVETDETEGLADEQATGEDAGAAEGEGDGQRRKRRRRRRGRGSSNEAREGAPQPREDGDLMHVLPEGTEAVAAGDAEGDEDEADAQQGAARDDQGGSDEAANGDRRPRRRGRRGGRRRRGAGGPDDGLAGSISDELSPTAAPEAADAVADFDGRDAEPAPSLEQPELVTQPAEWHPVEAAPAETVVAPVAEAASAVAEDTVADGDRAQRRRSTVREKVSFASSPQPETPAPALVQGPAEEAAPAPEPAAAASEPVSAATAEAPARKGWWSRRFGGGN